The proteins below are encoded in one region of Paenibacillus thermoaerophilus:
- a CDS encoding DUF4321 domain-containing protein, with protein sequence MKKNTFTLIVFLLLGLLAGMIAGELLSPVPGLKFLTTAADIEWHPKADLEIVQYDFFIRLKLNLIAIVGLIAAIWIYRKL encoded by the coding sequence ATGAAGAAAAACACGTTCACGCTGATCGTCTTCCTGCTGCTCGGTCTGTTGGCCGGCATGATTGCGGGGGAACTGCTGTCGCCCGTGCCCGGGCTGAAGTTTTTGACGACGGCGGCCGACATCGAGTGGCATCCGAAGGCGGATCTGGAGATCGTGCAATACGATTTCTTTATCCGGCTTAAACTAAACCTGATTGCGATCGTTGGCTTGATCGCCGCGATCTGGATCTACCGCAAGCTGTAA